A region of the Apus apus isolate bApuApu2 chromosome 5, bApuApu2.pri.cur, whole genome shotgun sequence genome:
AGGCTGCAGACCCCTGCGTGGGGCTCACTGGTTCTTGGTTGCCCCCGTGCTCAAGGGGACAAGCTCTGGGTCACAGCCAGGAGCTCCCACCAAGCCCCACCCCACTGGGGactcaggcagcagctccatgtccagAGAAAGAAGTTATTACTGTCCAGGGAAATTTCTCTTAAGAGAAACAAGGTCCTAccatccccttccccagcctgcagtgAGGAGTTATGACCTCCCACAAACCTACCAAGACATGGACCTGCAAGAGCAGTGATTTCACTAGGACTGactaactttttaaaaattatttttcacaagATTTAGTACTTTTAACACTTCACTGCTCTTCAAAACCTTTTCCAAGTGAGTGGTTTTtaagcagcagcatctcagggCTGCAAGGCCGGAGCAGCCAGGACTGTGTTTTGGTGTGTGCAAGGGAGGGAGatggagagctgggctgagcctTGGAGGGCTGCAGCTCACACCATGCTTCTACTGAAAGGGCTGGCTATGGAGGAGACCACCTCACAGCCCCTCgagcagcagaaagcaactGAGACCCACCAGCCCAGTTAGCATCTGTGAACTGGGGTAGCTCATCTGGGGTCAGGACCCTGATGGCAACAGGAGGTGGCAGGGGTCCTGATCAACCTGCCCTGGTGTTTTCTTGCCCCACCACGTGCACCCTCATCTCCCCATGCCATTTAGGAGGTCTTCAGGCCCTCCCAACACCACATTGTAGGGCTGAGTGGCTCCTGGATGGACCTTAGGCTTGTGCTGTAGGTAGTTTCATTCCTGGATGGGCAAACGTAGGTACATTGTAGGTACATTGTCTCCACCCATGTCACCTTTTGCTTCTGACTGGGCCCCCTGGGTGAACCCAGAATCTGGTTCAACATCTGCCATGTCTGTGGCTGTTGAGGGGCTCCTTGTTGAGGGTCCCAAGCACTTGTTGCAAAGTGTTGAGAGGCTTCTGTGCACCAGAAGTTGTTGGCCAGGGGCAGCTGACCTCTCAGCTGATGGTGGTGTGATGCACAGATCTGTTGTCCTTCAAACTCCAGTGGTAACTTCTGTACCCACCAAGTGGAGGACTGGAAAGGTTTTTGTCAACCTAATAAAACTCTCTGACCACCAACTTCAGGGCATGGAGCAGCTGTGACAAACTTAACTGCTTTAGAAGTGCTTGTTGCCTTTAACAAGGAGGAAACTTTCCTTCTCCTTAGTGTCCTTGAAGTTGTCCCACAGGAACTTGTTAGGAAGAATGAGGTGAGTTTACTACCAACTCTCTAAGAAGGTCTCAAGATCATTAGAGGCTTCTCCACAATGCCCAGAAGAGCTTGTTAAGCTGATGGCTCCTGGGTGGCTGCTCGCCAGGGAAGTTTGGAAAGGGAAAAGTTTCCTTTCTGACGTAAACAGATTGAACTACTTAGCTGATGTTGGAGCTCAGGCCTAGCAGAGGCTCCTGGTGGGTCATGCTATGACTGTTGCCTCCACCTCCTGCTAGAGGAGGCCTCTTCTTTACCTTTGTGAAGGGTTAAGAGGGTTAAGGATTAAGAAATCACCTGTTCTCCCTGTGTGTAGAGTTCATATGCATTTATTTGCCTTGACACTTGAACTTTTGCCTTATCTTCCAGTCATGGgaataatgcttttaaaaagtagagAGTCCTTTAGGTGTGGTGGGAGCCTGGCTTGGCCTCAGAAAAAGCTGGTGCCTGGCTCTGGCTCCACTTCCCCTTTTCTGGCTTACTCTGCACTggatatttttgcatttctctttctaTTTCCCTGCCAAAGGCTCCATCTGCCCAAGGGCTCCTCCCTCACACCATCCCAAGAGGCTCTGCAGGAGAGCCCAGCAAGGACCTGCTCTAAAGATCAGACCCAAACCTTGCCCCTGGCCACCCTCAAAGGTGGGATGTAGCAGTAGGGACAGACAACTGGCGTGTGACTGTCCTCCAGGGGACAGCCCTCTGCCCCAACACCCAAGCAAGGAGATTGTCCTCATCTGTTTTCTATCTTAAATGGCGTAAGGAGTTGGAGATACAACACTAAAGaagctttctcctttccctgccctccctAGGAAGGCAAGAGCCACAGCCAGGGCCACGTgccctgctctgagccccaGGAGAGCCCAGACCTGCCTCTCTGGGctgggtttctgggctccaacCCATGAAGGCCACCTCCAGATGTTGGTGTTTGGTCAGAGTGTAAAGAGCCAGGGCTGCAATTACCCCTTAGTTTGGCctttccctgcacagccccgGGGTAAGCACAGCTCTGGTGTGTAGGATTCTGATTAATGAGGGACATTTCTTCACTAATTGCACTTTTCCACACTTGAGCTTTCGGCTGGGACTCCGAATTGCAGAGGAAACCACATCAGTCTAAGTCCTGCCTGTTAAGGCTGAGCTGGTTTGTGGTGGCAACCATCAAAAGAAGAAGGCACACCACAGAATTACACTGACAAATCTGTGCAGCTGGGACAACTCCCATTTTCAGGCATGTTGTTAAACCTCAGCCATGCAGGGTGTGGAGTGTCTGCAGACCTGTAAGGTCACAGACATAACCTGCAGCTGGAGTTCATCCTGCCTGACACTGGCAGTCTAAAAATTGTTCAGAATCATCTTAAAACAAGggtttaaaagctgcttttcctgcagaggcagaaacaCAGACACAAGCCTCAGCTCACAGGTGCCTGTACCAGCTCATCTGTGttttgagctgctgctggagacccAGCAAAGAAACTGATGTCTAGGTCTTTGGCTTCATGAATGTgattcttcttcttccctcattTACAGATAATTCACTGGGACCTTCTTAGACACTTGCCATGGTGGGGGGTGAGTTTCTCTGCCCACTGTGCCACCTCAAAGCCTGGGAGCCAGCTTTGACTTAGGTGCTTCACTAGTTTTTTAGAACCAGGTGAGATGACTCCCACCTTTAGAGACCAGAAAGTCTGCTGTGTCCCACCAGGTTTTCTTATAACATCCCATACACTTCATCTCGTTCTCCTGATACCTTCCTCAGGTGCTTCTGGTGAGGGTTATTTgacaggcagaaggaaaaagagacaaGGCTGAAGGATACTTATTAGAGAAGAACAGTTTGGACCACAAAATGAGAGGGGAAAGACAAGATTTTGGCTTTAAAGATGCTCTGACTGCTTTGGCTGTGAGTGTCTTAGGTGTCCTAGGGATTTGTTCTTGCTCTCTTTTCAAGCCTTGGTTTACTTAGACTTTGGAGCCCACTGGGGAAGGactttctgtgtgtttcttgAATGATTCCATCTCACTTTAATCGTCAAAATATGGCTACATAAGGAAGGTTGATCAGCCCATGGAGAAGAGATGTTCTCCCTCTGTGGCCAGTGGGGGATTCAGATACAAAACTGACCTTACAATGGCATCCAGCCCCACCCAGATTTTGGCTATAATGTCACTGAGTAACAAATAAACCCACACCAGGAAGGAGGATGCACAGTTGTCCACGACCAAAAAAAGCTAGTGGGTGGGGAGCAAACCACCTGTGTTGGATGAATGTGAGAACAAAGCCCATCTTTGAAAAGTTTACTTTAATTGTCAAGTAAGTTGAGGTCTGACATGCACTTCATCTTGCCTGGGTTATCAAAACCTAAGGATCTGTCTTTGAGTTACAGAAGGGAACCCCCTCTCTGATATTCATGTCTGATTTtgccctgctcagagcagagaacaaaacaatCTGCTGTCAACTGTCCACGTGGCAGAATGAAATGGAAGGATCTTGGCCCATGAGGACCCTGAGCTGGACTGAAATGCAGTAGGAACTAAGAGGAGCAGAAACCAGCTAGAGAGGGAGCAAAACGGGTTGGGAAAATGCTCGTGGCACAAGGGGAGAAATAGTAGTTGCAAACAACTGCAGTTTTTCTTGGAGAAGACAGCAGGTTTGTTTGGGAACCAACGTAACAGACCTTGAGGAATCTTCACCTCTGAGGACAAATGACAGTAGCAGCTCAGGTTTGCATGATAACTTCCATGTTTGTGTGCTCTGAGGTTCATTAGGAAACACTTCAGAAGCAAAACTCAATTCAAGCCTTATATAAGTAAGTCTAGGACAGTTGCAGGTGGAGGAATAATGACATGTGAGAATTGCTTCTACTTGGAGAAGTAAAAGCAACAGGACCAACACCTGGAGAACCTTTATGGAAAGAGGGATGTGGGTCTATTCATTGCCCTTCTCAGGGCACACTTCATGTCCTTGTTCCTGAggctgtagatgagggggttcagCATCGGGGCCACGATGGTGTAAAACACTGCAACCACTTTGTCCCTGTCGTGTGGAGTCCTTGCCTTGGGATTCATGTACATGCAGATGGCTGTCCCGTAGAATAGGGTGACCACCATCAGGTGGGATCCAGAGGTGGAGAAGGCCTTGGATTGCACGTGTGCAGGTTGCATCTTCAGGACGGCCGAGAGGATGCGGGCGTAGGAGGTGATGATCAGAAGGAAGGGGATGAAGACAATGAGGATGCTGAAGATGAAGATGACCAACTCCGTGAGGGCAGTGTCAGCACAGGCCAaggccagcactgctggcactTCACAGAAGTAGTGGTTCAAGGTGTCTGGTCCACAGAAAGGCAGCCGGAAGATGAGGGTGTTGATGACCATGGAGCTCAGCAGGCTGCTGGTCCAGGAAGCCAGGACCATGTGAATGCAAACCCTCCTGGTCATGAGGGTGGTGTAGAGCAAGGGCTGACATATTGCCAGGTATCGGTCATAGGCCATGAACCCGAGCAGAAAACACTCTGTCATGCCAAAAGCCAAGGAGAAATACATCTGAACAGCACatccagagaaggagatggTCCTCTTCTTGGTCAAGAGGTTCACCAGCATCTGGGAGACATTGCAGGAGATGTAGCAGATATCTAAGAAGGACAGGTTGGCAAGGAAAAAGTACATGGGTGACTGCAACTGGCAATCAACTCTGATCACTATAATGACCAAGGCGTTCCCAGCGAGGGTgaacagataaaaaaccaggaACACTATGGAAAGAACAGTCTCTGTCCTTGGCTGGGAGGACAGGCCTTCAAAGATGAATTCTGTCACTACACTTTGGTTTTGGCTGCCCATTATTATTCCAGTGGTTTAACTGCCAAgataagaaaaagcaacaaagtcAACCCAAGCCCGTTGCAAGAGAACTGTAGCAAGAGCTTTGATTTCTCCTCTTGTGGACAAACatccaaaaaaggaaaacacccTTTTCTTGCAATAAAGCCAAAACTCCGAACACAGATCACATCTAACAAGTGAAACATGCCCAACCACTTGGATGTACATCTAGGCTCTCATGGCATCCTCATCCCTACAGCTCCTGCTGTTCATGTTCTGCCTTTCCACAATGTTGTCTAAGATGGTTCGAGGCTTTTGATGTGGCAAGAAAGTTTCTGAGTGGTCACAGTTGCTGGATCCTGAGTCTTCATCCAAGGAGAGCAGCACTACATCAGTCATGCTGGGGAAGGCACTAACAAATGTCCCCCGATATGCTGAGGGCTATCTGAGACATCTGAGGGGGCTGTCACAGTTGAGGTGGGGATGTTGGAGGACTTCCATTCCTCTGGAATGAAATCTGGACACATGCCAGGTCACCGCGGGATGTCTCAAGTGgcaccaggctgctgctcctgaacACATGGTTTGGATGACTGGTTGATACAGTCAATGGGCTCTAAAGGGCAACTCAGGTGACCAGCTGGTAGGAGGTAACTTCAGCTATCTCAACTTCTCAGCTGTTCCTGGGAACCTGAGGAGCCTTCTGGACCTACCCTTGACACCCGGGTTGTTCCTCACCCATGACAGAAATTTAGAAGTGTGACTTTTACATAAATGGTTCTATGTAGATGCCTCAATCTGATGCCTTCACCTGAAACTGAATCCTGGCCTGGGTTTTTAAGACCAAGCAGGCTCTCACCACCCGAGACAGCAATTATGCTGTCCAGGAAAAGTGTTGCAAAGTGAAGCAGAGAAATTGTTCTGGCTGGAGCTTAAGAAGTAATCCAAAAAAGCCCAGTTCAAGGAGCTTCCCTCAGCCCAGGATCATTATCTCAGGCGAGATGGATGAACCTCCACCCCAGTCAACAGAACCAGAGGACTTTGGCTCCACCACAGCCAGAGacatttctctcctttcagCCCATTCCTTATCACTATAAACCTTGTGCCAACACAAAACAGCTCCATCCAACTTCTGATCCCATTCAGACCTGATTTCCATGCCTACCTGTTGATGAATATCACAGCCCACCAAAGACCACCTGAAACCTGGGAGCATCTGGGAGCAAGAAGGGAAATTTGCTCTAGCAATCACATCAATAACTAGAGTGGGATTTTCTAcaggatttcattttttttcttaagacttTGGAATGTCTGAGACCAAGTGGCTCATGAGCAGTTCCATGGCCTTGAGGTGGGTGCTTCTAATTCACTTACCCACTTCTGGAAATCCTCTCCTTATAGTATGGATGTTAGCAGGTGGCACCAGCTCTGAACTTCACATCTTTGGGTTTCAAAGCAATTTGAAGGATGAGAGTCATTTTAGGTTTTATAGGtgagaaaaagcagacaaaaatcaAGTAAGAGCTTTGCTCAAGGTTGAAAGAGGTTTCTCTGAGAAAACATCACAGGAAAGGTATGGAActgttggagaaggtccagagaagggccatggagatgctgggagggctggagcagctctgccaaggaGACAGGCTGGGTCAGTTGGGGTGTTCCAACTTccaagagaaggctccaaggagaccttagagcaccttccagtgcctgaaggggctccaggaaagctggggaggggcttgggacaagggcagggagggatgggatgagggggatggattaaaactggaagaggggagattgaggttagatgtcaggaaggaattcttcaccatgagggtagtaaggttGCTctgggaggttgtggctgccccatccctggaggtgttcgagggcaggttggatggagcttgggacaacctggtctagtgggaggtgtccctgctcagagcagggaggttggaacctgatgatttttaaggtcccttccaacccaaaccattcttcGACTCTCTGACTCTATGAttctctctcagcagcagcagggacaaaCAAACCTTGGATTTCTGTGAATTCTCATCCAGCCCAAAACACCTTCACCTCAACCTGGCCCATCT
Encoded here:
- the LOC127385231 gene encoding olfactory receptor 2D2-like; the protein is MGSQNQSVVTEFIFEGLSSQPRTETVLSIVFLVFYLFTLAGNALVIIVIRVDCQLQSPMYFFLANLSFLDICYISCNVSQMLVNLLTKKRTISFSGCAVQMYFSLAFGMTECFLLGFMAYDRYLAICQPLLYTTLMTRRVCIHMVLASWTSSLLSSMVINTLIFRLPFCGPDTLNHYFCEVPAVLALACADTALTELVIFIFSILIVFIPFLLIITSYARILSAVLKMQPAHVQSKAFSTSGSHLMVVTLFYGTAICMYMNPKARTPHDRDKVVAVFYTIVAPMLNPLIYSLRNKDMKCALRRAMNRPTSLFP